One stretch of Campylobacter sp. CCS1377 DNA includes these proteins:
- a CDS encoding highly acidic protein encodes MAYNDDDLEFDDYEDDVFDDDYSKTNYNYDEDDYSYDDDDSNEDTYEMP; translated from the coding sequence ATGGCTTATAATGACGATGATTTAGAATTTGATGATTATGAAGATGATGTGTTTGATGATGATTATTCTAAAACAAATTACAATTATGATGAGGATGATTATTCTTACGATGATGATGATTCCAACGAAGATACCTATGAAATGCCTTAA
- a CDS encoding DUF2892 domain-containing protein has translation MSLTEKVVRIILALAIFGLGVYFASWWGLIGLIPLLTGVFGVCPIRVWTGKQACPLGICPISKKPKKD, from the coding sequence ATGAGTTTAACAGAAAAAGTTGTAAGAATTATTCTTGCGTTGGCTATTTTTGGTTTGGGAGTGTATTTTGCTTCTTGGTGGGGCTTAATTGGACTTATCCCACTTTTAACAGGAGTTTTTGGAGTATGCCCTATAAGAGTTTGGACAGGCAAACAAGCCTGCCCACTTGGCATTTGCCCTATCTCCAAAAAACCAAAAAAAGATTAA
- the moaC gene encoding cyclic pyranopterin monophosphate synthase MoaC: MNLTHLDEKNRPKMVDVSQKNITQRIAKASGMITMNKEAFKAIKENSAKKGPVLQTAIIAAIMGAKKTSELIPMCHPLMISKVETDIEEFSDACTFKLIVCVKCEGKTGVEMEALTGVSIGLLTIYDMVKAIDKEMTIHQIILENKEGGKSGKFVRS; the protein is encoded by the coding sequence ATGAATTTAACTCATTTAGATGAAAAAAATCGCCCTAAAATGGTTGATGTGAGTCAAAAAAATATTACTCAAAGAATAGCTAAAGCAAGCGGAATGATTACAATGAACAAAGAAGCTTTTAAGGCAATTAAAGAAAATTCAGCTAAAAAAGGTCCAGTACTTCAAACAGCTATTATAGCAGCGATTATGGGCGCTAAAAAAACAAGCGAACTCATACCTATGTGCCATCCTTTGATGATTTCTAAGGTTGAAACTGATATTGAAGAATTTAGCGACGCTTGCACTTTCAAGCTCATTGTTTGCGTTAAATGCGAAGGCAAAACCGGAGTGGAAATGGAAGCATTAACAGGCGTTAGCATAGGACTTTTAACCATTTATGATATGGTAAAAGCCATTGATAAAGAAATGACTATACACCAAATCATACTTGAAAATAAAGAAGGAGGAAAAAGTGGTAAATTTGTGCGATCTTAA
- a CDS encoding ABC transporter ATP-binding protein, which yields MSIKVKNLHFSYGKKTLLKDINFEVNSGDFLGILGPNGSGKSTLMKNMLQSLEYNQGEIIIFNKNLKNYSLKELSQILGFVPQKSGLNTPLLVIDVLLMGKFSTLKHSFSTYSKQDIDEVQNLAKILKIDQFLQRNILTLSGGEFQRVLLARALLKKPKILFLDEPTSALDLNYAIELLSLCEHLLKTSDIAIVAILHDLNLAALFCNKILFLKEGVLRYQGSVEKLFKEEILKEIYDLNCKVLFHENKPYILTLKEKK from the coding sequence ATGAGTATAAAAGTAAAAAATTTACATTTTTCTTATGGCAAAAAAACCTTACTAAAAGATATTAATTTTGAAGTTAATTCGGGTGATTTTTTAGGAATTTTGGGTCCTAATGGCTCGGGCAAAAGCACTTTAATGAAAAATATGCTTCAAAGTCTAGAATACAATCAAGGCGAAATTATCATTTTTAATAAAAATTTAAAAAACTACTCTTTAAAAGAACTAAGCCAAATTTTGGGTTTTGTACCTCAAAAATCAGGACTAAACACCCCTTTACTTGTCATTGATGTACTTTTAATGGGAAAATTTTCAACTCTTAAACATTCTTTTAGTACTTATTCTAAACAAGATATTGACGAAGTGCAAAATTTAGCCAAAATTTTAAAAATCGATCAATTTTTACAAAGAAATATTCTCACTTTAAGTGGTGGAGAATTTCAACGCGTTTTGCTTGCAAGAGCCCTTTTGAAAAAACCTAAAATTTTATTTTTAGATGAACCAACTTCAGCCCTTGATCTAAACTACGCCATAGAACTTTTAAGTCTTTGTGAGCATTTACTAAAAACAAGCGATATTGCCATCGTAGCCATTTTGCACGATCTTAATCTCGCCGCCTTATTTTGTAACAAAATTCTTTTTTTAAAAGAAGGAGTTTTGCGTTATCAAGGAAGCGTAGAAAAGCTTTTTAAAGAAGAAATTCTTAAAGAAATTTATGATTTAAACTGCAAAGTTTTATTTCATGAAAACAAACCTTATATCTTAACTTTAAAGGAGAAAAAATGA
- a CDS encoding TonB-dependent receptor yields MKHTKYSLALLLTLSALNLNAEDTASIDKVIVSASGFEQDADSNLRNVVVVEGKDLQNKGYTSVEQALQRVSGISFVNFGLGQNIDIRGQGEKSSIAVKVMVDGRAINVLDNSHGVTPLNTINLDNIERIEIIPGGGAVLYGNGTRGGVINIITKKQKNDALSFSVKGDSYDKGNLGGNFNVNLAKKLSEDFSLSLDINSFNRDGYQKGYNEKGYFMNSKAYLDIGDDSDLSFAYNYFESKNTSSGYLTKEQIKQDPTQRGDGDNISKIIRPELSLDFHHALNDNWEFNLGAFWQNQKIHYLKDEIAMMGTTAYQDGSGFEDTLTGINLKSKFSYGENSYLSFGYEFINHDAKRKSLVFYSVPGMITYHRMTTNMTMQKQSHSLFALNSHQINEKFGIFSGVRYEYASYKGDRNYRNEMDMAFPIPGYPKDELTLFSIDKQDTNNFAFEITPNFKYSDTGSIYAKFERGFVSPTPAQFVNKDQTKGYYTANLEPEIFDTFEVGIKDFWWDFYEWNLTLFYTQSKDEISYLGDPHATNGAFWKYYNIDQTKRLGTELSLSQSFLNDTLFLKQSLTYIDAKISKGVNDGLRIPYVSSIKASAGLEYTFNSSLSSFIDLTYYSRAKDGGVIDANTGKMSQNEWIKDHFITDIGGIYRYKNLQILAGIRNLFDKQYYTYQNSASNQYTPARGRNYYMEFKYVF; encoded by the coding sequence ATGAAACATACAAAATATTCTCTAGCACTACTATTGACTCTTAGTGCACTAAATTTAAATGCAGAAGATACAGCAAGTATCGATAAGGTTATCGTTTCAGCTAGTGGATTTGAGCAAGATGCGGACAGTAATTTAAGAAATGTTGTTGTTGTTGAAGGTAAGGACTTGCAAAACAAAGGCTACACTTCAGTAGAGCAAGCCTTGCAAAGAGTGAGTGGAATTTCTTTTGTGAATTTTGGTTTAGGGCAAAATATCGATATACGAGGACAAGGCGAAAAATCAAGTATCGCAGTAAAAGTTATGGTTGATGGTCGTGCTATAAATGTGCTTGATAACTCACACGGAGTAACCCCACTTAACACCATAAATTTAGACAATATCGAACGCATAGAAATTATTCCAGGGGGCGGAGCTGTGCTTTATGGTAACGGAACAAGAGGTGGGGTAATTAATATCATCACTAAAAAGCAAAAAAATGACGCCCTATCTTTTAGCGTAAAAGGCGATAGTTATGATAAAGGCAATTTGGGCGGAAATTTCAATGTGAATTTAGCTAAAAAATTAAGTGAAGATTTTTCTTTAAGTCTTGATATAAACAGCTTTAACCGTGATGGCTATCAAAAAGGCTATAATGAAAAGGGTTATTTTATGAATTCAAAAGCTTATCTTGATATAGGAGATGATAGTGATTTAAGCTTTGCTTATAATTATTTTGAAAGCAAAAACACAAGCAGTGGCTATCTTACCAAAGAGCAAATAAAACAAGATCCCACACAAAGAGGCGATGGGGATAATATCAGCAAAATCATTCGTCCGGAGTTAAGTCTTGATTTTCATCATGCCTTAAACGATAATTGGGAGTTTAATCTTGGAGCTTTTTGGCAAAATCAAAAAATACACTACCTAAAAGATGAAATTGCGATGATGGGAACAACAGCCTATCAAGATGGTAGCGGCTTTGAAGATACACTAACGGGGATAAATTTAAAGAGTAAATTTAGCTACGGCGAAAATTCTTATCTTAGTTTTGGTTATGAATTTATAAATCACGACGCAAAAAGAAAAAGCTTGGTATTTTATAGCGTACCAGGCATGATAACTTATCATAGAATGACAACAAATATGACAATGCAAAAACAAAGCCATTCTCTTTTTGCTCTAAATTCTCATCAAATCAATGAAAAATTCGGTATTTTCAGTGGGGTAAGATACGAATATGCCTCTTATAAAGGCGATAGAAACTATCGCAATGAAATGGATATGGCTTTTCCAATTCCTGGATATCCAAAAGATGAACTCACGCTTTTTAGTATAGATAAGCAAGATACAAACAATTTCGCATTCGAAATCACTCCAAATTTTAAATATTCTGATACAGGCAGTATTTATGCAAAATTTGAACGGGGTTTTGTTTCGCCAACTCCAGCGCAATTTGTCAATAAAGATCAAACAAAGGGTTATTACACCGCGAATTTAGAACCTGAAATTTTTGACACCTTTGAAGTGGGTATAAAAGATTTTTGGTGGGATTTTTATGAGTGGAATTTAACACTTTTTTACACCCAAAGCAAGGATGAAATTTCTTATCTTGGCGATCCGCACGCTACAAATGGCGCTTTTTGGAAGTATTATAATATCGATCAAACAAAGCGACTTGGCACAGAACTTAGTTTAAGTCAAAGTTTTTTAAATGACACTTTATTTTTAAAACAAAGCCTAACTTATATCGATGCTAAAATTTCAAAAGGCGTAAATGATGGACTAAGAATTCCTTATGTTTCAAGCATAAAAGCAAGTGCTGGACTAGAATACACCTTTAACTCATCTTTGTCAAGCTTTATTGATTTAACTTATTATTCAAGAGCAAAAGATGGTGGCGTTATAGATGCAAACACAGGAAAAATGAGCCAAAATGAGTGGATAAAAGATCACTTTATCACTGATATTGGCGGAATTTATCGTTATAAAAATTTGCAAATTCTAGCAGGTATTCGCAACCTTTTTGATAAACAATACTACACCTATCAAAACTCAGCAAGCAACCAATACACCCCAGCTAGAGGTAGAAATTATTACATGGAGTTTAAGTATGTATTCTAA
- a CDS encoding MATE family efflux transporter, translating to MSNLYHTLSPAKLFVKCALPNVISMAFMSLYYVIDGIFVGKYLGSNALAALGLIIPFVMMSFALADMIALGSAVQISMKLGIKKFKQARQIFSACVLIIFLLSCCIGVLEYFLAPFLIDFLNVSEEVKNLSKECMLVFAIFAPITMLSFALDNYLRICGKTTYSMMINIIIALSNIFLDYLFIVVFGWGLFSAALATCIGLSLGGILGILPFLIQDLDLKFTHFFIPLKLLKNIIYNGSSEFFNNISASLFSIFANLILLELGGTNAVAAFSIILYIDSFIVALIIAMSDAMQPALSYNYARKDFKRIKALLKITFVNAFIFSLISLVILLSFKENLVGLFAKTGDDEFIQFSAYALMIFTFNYFFAWFNILSASFLTAFNKPKLSLILSLSVNLFAPLCFLLILSLFFGLNGIWISSFAAELCMLFLAVFFLKKCFGDKI from the coding sequence ATGTCAAATTTATACCACACTTTAAGCCCTGCAAAGCTTTTTGTAAAATGTGCCTTGCCAAATGTTATCAGTATGGCTTTTATGTCACTTTATTATGTTATTGATGGAATTTTTGTTGGAAAATACTTAGGAAGCAATGCTTTAGCTGCACTTGGACTTATTATACCTTTTGTGATGATGAGTTTTGCACTTGCTGATATGATAGCTCTAGGCTCTGCTGTGCAAATTTCTATGAAATTGGGTATTAAGAAATTCAAACAAGCAAGACAAATTTTTAGTGCTTGTGTTTTGATCATCTTCCTTTTATCTTGTTGTATAGGAGTTTTGGAGTATTTTTTAGCGCCATTTTTGATTGATTTTCTCAATGTAAGCGAAGAGGTGAAAAACTTAAGTAAAGAATGTATGCTTGTTTTTGCTATTTTTGCACCCATCACCATGCTTTCTTTTGCTTTAGATAATTACTTAAGAATTTGTGGAAAAACAACTTACAGCATGATGATAAATATTATTATTGCCCTAAGCAATATCTTTTTGGATTATCTTTTTATTGTTGTTTTTGGCTGGGGCTTGTTTTCAGCAGCACTTGCAACTTGTATTGGACTTAGCTTAGGCGGAATTTTAGGAATTTTGCCTTTTTTAATACAGGATTTAGACTTAAAATTCACTCACTTTTTCATTCCTCTTAAACTTCTTAAAAATATCATTTATAATGGTAGTAGTGAATTTTTTAATAATATCTCCGCTTCACTTTTTAGTATTTTTGCAAATTTAATCTTACTAGAGCTTGGCGGAACAAATGCCGTAGCTGCATTTTCAATTATTTTATATATCGATAGTTTTATTGTCGCTTTAATCATTGCCATGAGTGATGCAATGCAACCTGCTCTTAGTTATAACTATGCTAGAAAAGACTTTAAGCGCATTAAAGCCTTGCTTAAAATCACCTTTGTTAATGCCTTTATTTTCTCACTCATTAGCCTTGTAATTTTACTAAGTTTTAAAGAAAATCTAGTCGGACTTTTTGCTAAAACTGGCGATGATGAATTTATTCAATTTAGCGCTTATGCTTTGATGATTTTTACTTTTAATTATTTTTTTGCATGGTTTAATATACTAAGTGCTTCTTTTCTTACTGCTTTTAATAAACCAAAATTATCACTTATTTTGAGTCTTAGTGTTAATCTTTTTGCACCACTTTGTTTTTTACTTATCTTGTCTTTATTTTTTGGTTTAAATGGAATTTGGATCAGTTCTTTTGCGGCTGAGCTTTGTATGTTATTTTTAGCAGTATTTTTTCTTAAAAAGTGTTTTGGAGATAAAATTTAA
- a CDS encoding aspartate/glutamate racemase family protein — MKTIGIIGGMSFESTITYYKLINEEIAKKLGGLNSAKIILHSVNFKEIEKYQSQNLWDESAKILSLCAKKLENAGADFIIIATNTMHKIYDDVQMQVKIPILHIATSTAKALQQANINQVGLIGTKYTMNENFYKEKLLDQGIKTLIPCQKDMQIVNEIIFDELCRGIFKESSKKTYLEIVDKLRQQGALGIILACTEIGLLIKQEDTQIPLFDTSILHALDAANQALS; from the coding sequence ATGAAAACCATAGGAATAATTGGCGGTATGAGTTTTGAAAGCACTATAACTTATTATAAACTCATTAATGAAGAAATTGCTAAAAAACTTGGAGGTTTAAATTCAGCCAAAATCATCTTACACAGTGTGAATTTTAAAGAAATTGAAAAATATCAAAGCCAAAATTTATGGGATGAGAGCGCGAAAATTTTATCGCTTTGTGCTAAAAAACTCGAAAATGCTGGAGCTGATTTTATCATCATTGCCACAAATACTATGCATAAAATTTATGATGATGTGCAAATGCAAGTTAAAATTCCCATTCTTCATATCGCCACAAGCACTGCAAAAGCTCTACAACAAGCCAATATCAATCAAGTAGGCTTAATAGGCACAAAATATACCATGAATGAAAATTTTTACAAAGAAAAATTGCTTGATCAAGGCATAAAAACTCTTATTCCTTGTCAAAAGGATATGCAAATTGTCAATGAAATTATTTTTGATGAGCTTTGTCGTGGAATTTTTAAAGAAAGCTCGAAAAAAACTTATTTAGAAATCGTTGATAAATTACGTCAACAAGGAGCTTTAGGCATCATTTTAGCTTGTACTGAGATAGGACTTTTAATCAAACAAGAAGACACACAAATTCCGCTTTTTGATACAAGCATCCTTCACGCTTTAGATGCAGCAAATCAAGCTTTGAGTTAA
- a CDS encoding HugZ family heme oxygenase translates to MNFENIITHMNDHHGSNLVDLCVKFGGAKEVKNAKLVSVDFEGLDIVYNDNEKLRVEFVKKADENSLKDAIIELCKDAKPSANLDSVKQEMLEFMREFNSVCLATLSPSGSVVCSYAPLIQCEEGNFIYISEVSEHFANIKEHPNNIEVMFLEDESKAASVILRKRVRFKAVAKFMPRDESFDRIYDIFEKRADKAVKMIRNMLDFHLIKLEFEEGRFVKGFGQAYNVKNGELAHIGAGAGNPHQFPHKH, encoded by the coding sequence ATGAATTTTGAAAATATTATCACTCATATGAATGATCATCATGGGAGTAATTTGGTTGATTTATGTGTTAAATTTGGTGGGGCTAAAGAAGTTAAAAATGCCAAGCTTGTAAGCGTGGATTTTGAAGGGCTTGACATTGTTTATAATGATAATGAAAAGCTTAGAGTTGAATTTGTAAAAAAAGCCGATGAAAACTCTTTAAAAGACGCTATTATCGAGCTTTGTAAAGATGCAAAACCCAGTGCAAATCTTGATAGTGTAAAGCAAGAAATGCTTGAGTTTATGCGAGAATTTAACTCTGTGTGTCTAGCTACACTTAGTCCAAGCGGAAGTGTTGTTTGCTCATATGCGCCACTTATACAATGCGAAGAGGGAAATTTTATTTATATTAGTGAGGTTTCAGAACATTTTGCTAATATCAAAGAGCATCCAAATAATATAGAAGTAATGTTTTTAGAAGATGAAAGTAAGGCTGCTTCTGTGATACTTAGAAAAAGAGTAAGATTTAAAGCTGTAGCCAAATTTATGCCAAGAGATGAAAGCTTTGATCGAATTTATGATATTTTTGAGAAAAGAGCAGATAAAGCAGTTAAGATGATACGCAATATGCTTGATTTTCATTTGATTAAACTTGAATTTGAAGAAGGGCGCTTTGTTAAAGGATTTGGTCAGGCTTATAATGTAAAAAATGGTGAGCTTGCTCACATTGGTGCAGGTGCAGGTAATCCGCATCAATTCCCGCATAAACATTGA
- a CDS encoding iron chelate uptake ABC transporter family permease subunit: protein MYSKRFTISLVFIILAYIFMSFLALMLGDEFLNLNAIFNAFASDDELLKTVLLDIRLPRIIMAILIGMLLASSGAITQSVFANPIADPYIIGIASAATFGAVMAYVFKLGDLYFGILGFIFSCVFSLIVFKISNKSSIAALLIIGIAISSFLGAFTSFFMYYIGEDSFKIVAWLMGYLGLSSWSKVAMLFIPLVFCLAYFYAYKNELNIILSGDEEARNLGVDANKLKRNLLIVSSLAVAFAVAFTGLIGFVGLIIPHIVRLFIKNYNNALVLPICTLLGGLFLLICDTLARVILAPIEIPIGIITAFFGAPIFLFLALRARSFL, encoded by the coding sequence ATGTATTCTAAGCGTTTTACAATCAGCCTTGTTTTCATCATCTTGGCTTATATTTTTATGAGCTTTCTTGCGCTAATGCTCGGTGATGAATTTTTAAATTTAAATGCCATTTTTAATGCCTTTGCAAGCGATGATGAGCTTTTAAAAACAGTGCTTTTAGATATTCGTTTGCCTCGTATTATTATGGCTATTTTAATCGGTATGCTTCTTGCCTCTTCAGGAGCCATTACTCAAAGCGTTTTTGCAAACCCAATCGCTGATCCTTATATCATAGGTATAGCCTCAGCAGCAACCTTTGGTGCAGTAATGGCTTATGTGTTCAAACTTGGGGATTTGTATTTTGGAATTTTAGGTTTTATTTTTTCTTGTGTATTCTCCTTAATTGTCTTTAAAATTTCAAACAAATCCTCTATCGCCGCCCTACTCATCATAGGCATAGCTATTTCTTCTTTTTTAGGGGCTTTTACTTCGTTTTTTATGTATTATATAGGCGAAGATTCCTTTAAAATAGTCGCGTGGCTTATGGGGTATTTAGGACTTTCTTCTTGGTCTAAGGTGGCAATGCTTTTTATCCCTTTGGTTTTTTGTTTGGCTTATTTTTATGCTTATAAAAACGAATTAAATATCATTTTAAGCGGAGATGAAGAGGCAAGAAATTTAGGCGTTGATGCCAATAAACTCAAAAGAAACTTACTCATAGTTTCTTCTTTAGCGGTTGCTTTTGCTGTGGCTTTTACAGGACTGATTGGGTTTGTAGGCTTGATAATCCCTCATATTGTAAGATTATTCATCAAAAATTATAACAATGCTTTAGTTTTGCCTATTTGCACTTTGCTTGGCGGACTTTTTTTACTCATTTGTGACACTCTAGCAAGAGTGATTTTAGCACCCATTGAAATTCCAATAGGTATCATAACAGCATTTTTTGGCGCACCTATATTTTTATTTTTGGCACTAAGGGCAAGGAGCTTTCTATGA
- a CDS encoding DUF493 family protein: MVNLCDLKKEPIVNYPTFWDYKVIFEIGVNAGEIFEELLGQREFKYRHSNASTSGKYHSYLLSVYVDSKKDRLDIFEKLKNKAKFVL, from the coding sequence GTGGTAAATTTGTGCGATCTTAAAAAAGAACCTATAGTTAATTATCCTACTTTTTGGGATTATAAAGTTATTTTTGAAATAGGTGTTAATGCGGGAGAAATTTTTGAAGAACTTTTAGGACAAAGAGAATTTAAATACCGACACTCCAACGCTAGCACAAGCGGAAAATACCACAGCTACTTACTTAGCGTATATGTGGATAGCAAAAAAGATAGACTAGATATTTTTGAAAAACTTAAAAATAAAGCCAAATTTGTATTATAA
- a CDS encoding TonB-dependent receptor: MNSIRFLKFSLLAFLFINAYAEDKAVLDKVIVSANGFEQDADSNLRNVIVVEGKDLQNKGYTSVEQALQRVGGISFASLGVNGNTSRNIDLRGQGKNANAAVKLMLDGIALNALDQNRLHASGTNFKPLDSVALEDIERIEIIPGGGAVLYGNGTRGGVINIITKKNKQTKASLNFKESAFDNGNFGTQLGLNTAIKITPQAAFNVTFEGFNTKSNQEGSKQKGFYQNSKFLYDINDDMSINFNFSYYKNDDENSGFLTKEQAESNPHQRGDSATTFKIEKPQLSTEFKYKINDKLDLHSVIFWQKQKTKIEETDTGVYSKGSNFEDILQGINLKNKFSYGENSYLVYGYEFAQHKSKAFSDSLIGTTTSNDRKDTHSVFILDSHEFSDYLILSAGARYEYADYKHHGTGSGYNFNSDNINTDNFALELTPTLRYSDTGRTYIKFERGFVSPTPYQFRARKQENGNTIYFTNSNLKSETYNTYELGLKDYLWDFNEINIALFYTQSKDEINSYGSLMSEYGYKNLDETRRYGFELGLRQDFEKVSFYQNIAFVDAEISVGADKGKDIPLVSKTKATAGVEYYFYHNLIGFLDLSYFSKAKDESDADIDEYLLTDLGLIYTYKNMQVNLGIKNLFDEKYYTYQNAASNQYLVGNGRSYYIGLNYKF; this comes from the coding sequence TTGAATTCAATTCGTTTTTTAAAATTTTCCCTTCTTGCTTTCTTATTTATTAATGCTTACGCAGAAGACAAAGCTGTACTTGATAAGGTTATCGTTTCAGCTAATGGATTTGAACAAGATGCGGACAGTAATTTAAGAAATGTCATTGTTGTTGAAGGTAAAGACTTGCAAAACAAAGGCTACACTTCAGTAGAACAAGCCTTACAAAGGGTGGGTGGAATTTCTTTTGCAAGCCTAGGAGTCAATGGCAATACAAGCCGAAACATTGACCTTAGAGGACAAGGAAAAAACGCTAATGCTGCAGTTAAATTAATGCTAGATGGCATAGCCCTTAATGCGCTCGATCAAAACCGCCTGCATGCCTCGGGAACAAATTTTAAACCCTTGGATAGTGTGGCTCTTGAAGATATTGAACGCATAGAAATTATTCCAGGGGGCGGAGCTGTGCTTTATGGTAATGGAACAAGAGGTGGGGTAATTAATATCATCACCAAAAAAAATAAACAAACCAAAGCGAGTTTAAATTTTAAAGAAAGCGCTTTTGATAATGGAAATTTTGGAACCCAATTAGGTCTAAACACTGCGATTAAAATCACACCGCAAGCTGCTTTTAATGTTACTTTTGAAGGTTTTAATACTAAGTCTAATCAAGAAGGTAGCAAGCAAAAAGGATTTTATCAAAATTCTAAATTTCTTTATGATATTAATGATGATATGAGTATTAATTTTAATTTTTCTTATTACAAAAATGATGATGAAAATTCAGGTTTTTTAACCAAAGAACAAGCTGAAAGCAACCCTCATCAAAGAGGAGATTCTGCAACGACGTTTAAAATCGAAAAACCTCAACTAAGCACTGAATTTAAATATAAAATTAACGATAAATTAGATCTTCATTCTGTGATTTTTTGGCAAAAACAAAAAACCAAAATTGAAGAAACAGACACAGGGGTGTATTCAAAAGGAAGTAATTTTGAAGACATACTCCAAGGCATTAACCTAAAAAATAAATTCTCTTACGGAGAAAATTCATACCTAGTTTATGGATACGAATTTGCTCAACATAAAAGCAAAGCTTTTAGTGATTCTTTAATTGGCACAACCACAAGCAATGATAGAAAAGATACTCATTCAGTTTTTATTTTAGACTCTCACGAATTTAGTGATTATTTGATATTAAGTGCAGGAGCAAGATATGAGTATGCAGATTATAAGCACCATGGCACAGGAAGTGGATATAATTTTAACAGCGATAATATCAATACAGATAATTTCGCTTTAGAACTCACTCCAACTCTTCGTTATTCAGATACAGGTAGGACATATATTAAATTCGAACGCGGTTTTGTTTCGCCAACCCCTTATCAATTCCGTGCAAGAAAACAAGAAAATGGAAATACCATTTATTTCACAAATTCAAATCTAAAATCCGAAACCTACAACACCTATGAACTTGGTTTAAAAGATTATTTATGGGACTTTAATGAAATAAATATCGCTCTTTTTTACACCCAAAGTAAAGATGAAATCAATTCTTATGGTTCTTTAATGAGTGAATATGGATATAAAAACTTGGATGAAACACGCCGTTATGGTTTTGAACTAGGACTTAGACAAGACTTTGAAAAAGTATCTTTTTATCAAAATATAGCCTTTGTAGATGCTGAAATTTCAGTAGGTGCAGACAAAGGCAAAGATATACCTTTGGTTTCAAAAACGAAAGCCACTGCAGGAGTTGAGTATTATTTTTATCATAATCTCATAGGCTTTTTAGATCTGAGTTATTTTTCTAAAGCAAAAGATGAAAGCGATGCAGATATTGATGAATACCTGTTAACAGATTTAGGTTTGATTTATACTTACAAAAATATGCAAGTGAATTTAGGTATTAAAAATCTTTTTGATGAAAAATATTATACCTACCAAAATGCAGCTTCTAATCAGTACTTAGTGGGAAATGGTAGGAGTTATTACATTGGATTAAATTATAAATTTTAA
- a CDS encoding ABC transporter substrate-binding protein: protein MKKILFLLMLFTSLYAKERLVVLDPASVEIIYMLNSEDKIAGIAKLEHSSIYPAEETQNLPSVGTFSNPSLEKIIALKPTLVILSSYSTGLEQSLKNLNIKTMYLKGERLNDLFTNINTLATLLDKEKEGQMLIEKTKRTLQDLKQDPINKSAIFLFSSNPLMAFSQNSLVADILELIGVKNLTPQSEIKRPIISSEFLIKQNPDIIILGINASTQNLIQYNPAISKLKAYNTDQIFNYKDTHTLLRLSPNITNEISKLKNLLRN from the coding sequence ATGAAAAAAATTTTATTTTTATTAATGCTTTTTACAAGCTTATATGCTAAAGAACGCCTTGTGGTGTTAGATCCTGCAAGCGTTGAAATTATCTATATGTTAAATAGCGAAGATAAAATCGCAGGCATTGCAAAGCTCGAACACTCAAGTATTTACCCAGCAGAAGAAACCCAAAATTTGCCAAGCGTTGGCACTTTTTCAAATCCATCCTTAGAAAAAATCATCGCTCTAAAACCCACTTTGGTGATTTTAAGCTCATATTCTACCGGCTTAGAACAAAGTTTAAAAAATTTAAACATAAAAACAATGTATCTTAAAGGCGAAAGACTAAACGATCTTTTTACCAATATCAACACTCTAGCTACCTTACTTGATAAAGAAAAAGAAGGACAAATGCTCATAGAAAAAACAAAGCGTACATTACAGGATTTAAAACAAGACCCCATCAATAAAAGCGCGATTTTTCTCTTCTCTTCTAATCCCTTAATGGCATTTTCACAAAATTCCCTAGTTGCTGATATTTTAGAACTCATAGGCGTAAAAAATCTTACTCCACAAAGTGAAATTAAACGCCCCATCATTTCAAGCGAATTTTTAATCAAACAAAACCCTGATATCATCATACTAGGCATTAACGCAAGCACTCAAAATCTTATACAATACAACCCCGCTATAAGCAAACTAAAAGCTTACAATACCGATCAAATTTTTAACTACAAAGATACCCATACCCTACTAAGACTTAGCCCAAATATCACAAATGAGATTTCAAAACTTAAAAATTTATTGCGAAATTAA